A genomic region of Micromonospora sp. NBC_01796 contains the following coding sequences:
- a CDS encoding RNA-binding protein, translated as MPPPASRPDVAIRPALEHLVKGIVDHPDDVRVRLVDSRRGKRLEVRVHPEDLGTVIGRSGRTAKALRQVIGSIGGRGVRVDIVDSY; from the coding sequence GTGCCGCCTCCGGCGAGCAGGCCTGACGTGGCTATCCGGCCGGCACTGGAGCACCTGGTCAAGGGCATTGTCGACCACCCGGACGACGTTCGCGTCCGGCTGGTCGACTCGCGCCGGGGCAAGCGGCTTGAGGTACGGGTGCACCCCGAGGACCTCGGCACTGTGATCGGCCGGTCCGGGCGTACCGCCAAGGCGCTGCGCCAGGTCATCGGCTCGATCGGTGGCCGTGGGGTCCGGGTCGACATCGTCGACTCGTACTGA
- the rpsP gene encoding 30S ribosomal protein S16 has product MAVKIRLLRMGKIRNPQYRIVVADSRTKRDGRAIEFVGIYQPKEHPSIIQVKSERVQYWLSVGAQPSEAVQRLLEKTGDWQQFKGLPAPPPLLMKDAPADRLAIYEAESKAAAGVADAPAAKPAKKAAKAAPAEAAPAAEAAPAAEPAKTEEQTGAASGEQA; this is encoded by the coding sequence GTGGCCGTAAAGATCCGGCTCCTGCGGATGGGTAAGATCCGCAACCCGCAATACCGCATCGTCGTCGCCGACTCGCGTACCAAGCGGGACGGTCGCGCCATCGAGTTCGTCGGCATCTACCAGCCGAAGGAACACCCGTCGATCATCCAGGTCAAGTCGGAGCGGGTCCAGTACTGGCTGTCCGTCGGCGCGCAGCCGAGCGAGGCTGTCCAGCGTCTGCTGGAGAAGACCGGCGACTGGCAGCAGTTCAAGGGCCTCCCGGCGCCCCCGCCGCTGCTGATGAAGGACGCCCCGGCCGACCGGCTCGCGATCTACGAGGCCGAGTCCAAGGCCGCCGCCGGCGTTGCCGACGCGCCGGCTGCCAAGCCGGCCAAGAAGGCCGCCAAGGCCGCTCCGGCCGAGGCTGCGCCCGCCGCCGAGGCCGCTCCGGCCGCGGAGCCGGCGAAGACCGAGGAGCAGACTGGTGCCGCCTCCGGCGAGCAGGCCTGA
- a CDS encoding geranylgeranyl reductase family protein — protein MAGEIGPARLDAVVVGAGPAGSATAYHLARRGRRVLLVDRRGFPREKSCGDGLTRAAVRLLADMGVLAELDGAARVVGVRVRMRGRGSRDFRYDGDGPLAYGMVVPRLELDAKLCHSAVRAGATLWPDARATYLLGEPGAVRGVEIEREGRRMAVRAPVVVAADGANSGLGRQAGLRTGAADQTGFAARGYFTGVVGLDPLLEIHMPLFDVTERHLLPSYGWVFPVGGGVVNVGVGLFDPSHRDSVRSLYDRFVTDLIATDPRFRRARPVGRMSGAPLRLDFDPARCGVPGLLLVGDAAGLVSPFTGEGISFALESGTLAAAKIDAALHESADAPVDPTPYARELGARHAGYFESGRHAARRYLLTWRMLESTFDDDRPIFTLCRWLALHPDGVRAEQVLRPLPPLDPGLGRALRRDLTAVAELLAGCVREDWPMFVRLLAVDRDPAAVSIRPAVLLLAAAYVGGRRSPVSHALAAAVDLGLLAGLAMDGAGAPPARPSPGLPKPRGAPSRDSGPWVPSPRAAPSAGDPAGGRDGGPAPVPWGSRFAILLADYLLARAYELAAQGGAAVVTEFADALTANCEGRARELRTADAAPPGGTPIPGTTAHRSPPGPSPGLSSGALPGLRPGTSTGTGVGAVAGVDWSARVELLTARMATTFELPCRLGGRLGGAGPPVVDALARYGRHLGVSYALADELRAAGGQRRPAGGEPGPAGGELRGSLGGPRGVAVPSSEGSLAELTELARLVDEHARQARRALDRVPDGPARDLLHRLAEGPVVRHGWYSGMIGDDADGEAS, from the coding sequence ATGGCCGGGGAGATCGGCCCGGCCCGGCTCGACGCGGTGGTCGTCGGCGCCGGACCGGCCGGGTCGGCGACCGCGTACCACCTGGCCAGGCGGGGCCGGCGGGTACTGCTGGTCGACCGGCGCGGCTTCCCCCGGGAGAAGAGCTGCGGGGACGGGCTGACCCGGGCCGCGGTGCGGCTGCTGGCCGACATGGGGGTGCTGGCGGAACTGGACGGGGCGGCCAGGGTGGTCGGGGTCCGGGTCCGGATGCGGGGCCGGGGCAGCCGGGACTTCCGGTACGACGGGGACGGGCCGCTCGCGTACGGGATGGTGGTTCCCCGGCTGGAACTCGACGCGAAGCTCTGCCACTCGGCGGTCCGGGCCGGCGCCACGCTCTGGCCCGACGCCCGCGCGACCTACCTGCTGGGCGAGCCGGGTGCCGTACGCGGGGTGGAGATCGAACGGGAGGGGCGGCGGATGGCGGTCCGGGCTCCGGTGGTGGTCGCCGCCGACGGGGCAAACTCCGGGCTGGGCCGGCAGGCCGGACTCCGTACGGGCGCGGCGGACCAGACCGGTTTCGCCGCCCGTGGTTATTTCACCGGTGTGGTCGGACTCGACCCGCTGCTGGAGATCCATATGCCGCTGTTCGACGTGACCGAACGGCACCTGCTGCCCTCGTACGGCTGGGTCTTCCCGGTCGGCGGCGGGGTGGTGAACGTCGGGGTCGGCCTGTTCGACCCGTCCCACCGGGACAGTGTCCGCAGCCTCTACGACCGGTTCGTGACCGACCTGATCGCGACCGACCCCCGGTTCCGGCGGGCCCGTCCGGTGGGCCGGATGAGCGGGGCGCCGCTGCGGCTCGACTTCGACCCGGCCCGTTGCGGGGTGCCGGGGCTGCTGCTGGTCGGCGACGCCGCCGGGCTGGTGAGCCCGTTCACGGGCGAGGGGATCAGCTTCGCGCTGGAGTCCGGGACGCTGGCCGCCGCCAAGATCGACGCGGCGCTGCACGAGTCCGCCGACGCACCGGTCGACCCCACCCCGTACGCCCGCGAGCTGGGCGCCCGGCACGCCGGTTACTTCGAGTCCGGCCGCCACGCGGCACGCCGTTACCTGCTCACCTGGCGGATGCTGGAGTCGACCTTCGACGACGACCGGCCGATCTTCACCCTGTGCCGGTGGTTGGCGCTGCATCCCGACGGCGTCCGTGCCGAACAGGTCCTCAGGCCGCTCCCACCGCTCGATCCCGGCCTGGGCCGAGCACTGCGGCGGGACCTTACCGCCGTGGCCGAGCTGCTGGCCGGTTGCGTACGCGAGGACTGGCCGATGTTCGTCCGGCTGCTCGCGGTCGACCGGGACCCGGCGGCGGTCTCGATCCGCCCGGCGGTGCTCCTGCTCGCCGCCGCGTACGTCGGCGGCCGTCGCAGCCCGGTCAGCCACGCGCTGGCGGCGGCGGTGGATCTCGGCCTGCTCGCCGGCCTGGCGATGGACGGTGCCGGCGCCCCGCCCGCCCGGCCTTCCCCCGGCCTCCCGAAACCCCGTGGCGCCCCGTCCCGCGACTCCGGCCCGTGGGTGCCGTCGCCCCGTGCCGCCCCGAGCGCCGGTGACCCGGCCGGTGGTCGGGACGGCGGCCCGGCCCCGGTGCCGTGGGGGAGCCGGTTCGCGATCCTGCTCGCCGACTACCTGCTCGCCCGCGCGTACGAGTTGGCCGCCCAGGGCGGGGCGGCGGTGGTGACGGAGTTCGCCGACGCGCTGACCGCGAACTGCGAGGGCCGGGCCCGGGAACTCCGTACCGCCGACGCCGCCCCACCGGGCGGAACACCTATCCCCGGTACGACCGCCCACCGGTCACCGCCCGGTCCGTCGCCCGGTCTGTCTTCCGGGGCGTTGCCCGGTCTGCGGCCCGGGACGTCTACCGGGACGGGGGTGGGAGCGGTGGCCGGGGTCGACTGGTCGGCGCGGGTGGAGCTGCTCACCGCCCGGATGGCCACCACGTTCGAGCTGCCCTGCCGGTTGGGCGGGCGGCTCGGCGGTGCCGGTCCGCCGGTGGTCGACGCGCTGGCCCGCTACGGGCGGCACCTGGGGGTGAGCTACGCACTGGCCGACGAACTGCGGGCGGCCGGTGGGCAGCGACGGCCGGCGGGTGGCGAACCGGGGCCGGCGGGTGGCGAGCTTCGGGGGAGCCTCGGGGGACCGCGCGGCGTCGCGGTGCCGTCGTCGGAGGGCTCCCTGGCCGAGCTGACCGAGCTGGCCCGGCTGGTCGACGAGCACGCCCGGCAGGCCCGCCGGGCGCTCGACCGGGTGCCCGACGGGCCCGCCCGCGACCTGCTGCACCGGCTGGCCGAGGGGCCGGTGGTCCGGCACGGGTGGTACTCCGGGATGATCGGGGACGACGCGGACGGGGAGGCGTCGTGA
- a CDS encoding polyprenyl synthetase family protein yields the protein MVESRKVMTVVGAATVDDRWLTSARTRTALADLDRRMKDAVASRDPGLWTMATALLDRGGKRIRPALLLVAGEFGTFRPDRLLDAAAALELLHLATLYHDDVLDRAVTRRHGPSVNAQWGDSSALVTGTFLVARASALIATFDDGYGRETARALVELCTGQLRETENAFHTGLTEAEYLEIIAGKTATLFELPCRLGARLAGAPDRIVTALSRYGHDLGVAFQLADDALDVWGSAERLGKYPLGDVREGVYTLSVLRLLARGTPAALRVRELLGVLEPGAAQLAEVRNLVLRSGVVDQVLGEARELAARARSHLAGLPAGPARESLWRLADHAIARAG from the coding sequence GTGGTTGAGTCGAGGAAGGTGATGACGGTGGTCGGTGCGGCGACGGTGGACGACCGGTGGCTGACCAGTGCGCGTACCCGTACCGCCCTGGCCGACCTGGACCGGCGGATGAAGGACGCGGTGGCGTCGCGGGATCCGGGCCTGTGGACGATGGCCACCGCCCTGCTCGACCGGGGCGGCAAACGGATCCGGCCGGCGTTGCTGCTGGTGGCGGGGGAGTTCGGCACCTTCCGGCCGGACCGGTTACTGGACGCCGCCGCCGCCCTGGAACTGCTCCACCTGGCCACGCTCTACCACGACGACGTGCTCGACCGGGCCGTGACCCGCCGGCACGGGCCGAGCGTGAACGCCCAGTGGGGTGACTCGAGCGCCCTGGTCACCGGCACCTTCCTGGTGGCGCGGGCGAGCGCGCTGATCGCCACCTTCGACGACGGCTACGGCCGGGAGACCGCGCGGGCGCTGGTGGAACTCTGCACCGGTCAGCTCCGGGAGACCGAGAACGCCTTCCACACCGGCCTGACCGAGGCCGAGTACCTGGAGATCATCGCCGGTAAGACCGCCACCCTGTTCGAACTTCCGTGCCGGCTGGGTGCCCGGCTGGCGGGTGCCCCGGACCGGATCGTCACCGCCCTGTCCCGCTACGGCCACGACCTGGGCGTCGCGTTCCAACTCGCCGACGACGCCCTGGACGTCTGGGGCAGCGCCGAGCGGCTGGGCAAGTACCCGCTCGGCGACGTCCGGGAGGGTGTCTACACGCTGTCCGTACTCCGGTTGCTGGCCCGTGGCACACCGGCCGCGCTACGGGTACGGGAACTGCTCGGTGTGCTCGAACCGGGTGCCGCCCAACTGGCCGAGGTACGCAACCTGGTGCTCCGCTCCGGGGTGGTGGACCAGGTCCTCGGTGAGGCCCGCGAACTCGCCGCCCGTGCCCGGAGCCACCTCGCCGGGCTGCCCGCAGGACCGGCCCGGGAGTCGCTGTGGCGGCTGGCCGACCATGCCATCGCCCGGGCCGGTTGA
- a CDS encoding PKD domain-containing protein, translating to MADTHGFDVVIAATPSVLRKALRGAWQSAGCGDTGTVPAYVPIPAGLDLGGRTTSGGQLEIPQQHLDAELVPEIDGCRLVFGAIVQVTLADPPVPSARLLDLTATVRVEAPIEPLPGSLDVGIRFDGLPRTAVDVMVTGDPVGGKLDQLLAEYLHLAYGNGELGGTVHPGVPTIPHERDESGQALSVGGNNYTVDTHLEFYDDQGQPGYRIEVTRPDPGHVLISLPAYLRMVDLIGDGPAPELADPMGIEARVEILAELEAPPGVYTVRFDTAVVTVGPIAPAPGLEGTNYTVNNGSLFGLLENTLRTRLGRQGADLVQGFGPRTVPVPTAGQLAALIGDLFHTDLAARGHLALWTPQAGGERFEARDVATRARSDSLVIAVNAAPGADIGAIGPLVPAGREFAIALAGPVVRAGIEAARAGNGWAAADLPRRVDRDGSRADVRELDVELVDGAIRMTGALTVVDAVLGSIDVDATFRADAGLRWHPDGVLDADGIQAMEYQVVGDPDIDPAESTAFWLVALILAVVSWGAGSILVGIVIVVVAAVVSGVAASIGSSTRADPVTGVLRGLTGWPPELARIGRVRAVFHDPITIAADGLVLAGTLEVLGPHPQTPVLAARSGGSYTGTAGSALTLTAGHTAPAAGYTWSPGDGSPATTTRDLTHTYSACGVYLAEHSLTITEPGGATSRSFALVYVANVPPIVDAGPDLVVDEGELVTLVGRFSDPDWTDSHETTWNFGDASGTEPGTVVQTSRPPRSEGTSTVRHAWSDNGVYEVTLRVRDRNGGMATDSRLVTVRNVPPTVDAGPDLFTYPSTVLTLTATFSDPGWCDTHTATWAFGDCATPIPAVVTEVHRSPASRGNAVAAHRYPDRGTFLARCTVADDDGGTGSDEVVIRAVDVVNRHFEDGFTQRGTGAVAIGWEPYLCASAATDTAPRHTASNVVVHGGRRAQGLQAAARERVGVFQRIGANPDWLYQLTAWYDLDQARPGTARLGVDPAGGHDPGADTIVWSDGTASERWSPLTVRVTARSAAITVFLEAYRPDGRDPAPGVERVWFDDVELLAAQPYCPPAPPPPTEVTLDFGDRERGTQFPPEWTEQGFGLRTPDGGGRSVVPLDPPATGTALRLGLGLVLRLPRPAERVTLTLLNAGGRPLSLTAVDAAGNIRDRAQVPPASPALPGVAVLTGPGIVAVRVDGRGVEAFLVRCRVVLETPVPPGPRPPAGGAGTPAATGPIGRGWRG from the coding sequence ATGGCCGACACCCACGGGTTCGACGTCGTGATCGCGGCGACGCCATCGGTCCTGCGCAAGGCGCTGCGCGGGGCCTGGCAGTCCGCCGGGTGCGGCGACACCGGCACGGTCCCCGCGTACGTGCCGATCCCGGCCGGGCTCGACCTCGGCGGCCGGACCACCTCGGGCGGGCAACTGGAGATCCCGCAGCAGCACCTCGACGCCGAACTGGTGCCCGAGATCGACGGCTGCCGGCTCGTCTTCGGCGCGATCGTCCAGGTGACCCTCGCCGACCCGCCGGTTCCGTCCGCCCGGTTGCTCGACCTGACCGCCACCGTACGGGTCGAGGCGCCGATCGAGCCGCTGCCGGGTTCCCTCGACGTCGGGATCCGGTTCGACGGGCTGCCCCGTACGGCGGTCGACGTGATGGTCACCGGTGATCCGGTCGGCGGCAAACTCGACCAGCTCCTCGCCGAGTACCTGCACCTCGCGTACGGCAACGGGGAACTGGGCGGGACGGTCCACCCCGGTGTGCCGACCATCCCGCACGAGCGGGACGAGTCCGGGCAGGCGCTCTCCGTCGGCGGCAACAACTACACCGTCGACACCCACCTGGAGTTCTACGACGACCAGGGGCAGCCCGGCTACCGGATCGAGGTGACCCGACCCGACCCCGGACACGTGCTGATCAGCCTCCCGGCCTACCTGCGGATGGTCGACCTCATCGGAGACGGGCCGGCGCCCGAACTGGCCGACCCGATGGGGATCGAGGCACGGGTGGAGATCCTCGCCGAGCTGGAGGCACCGCCGGGGGTGTACACGGTCCGGTTCGACACGGCGGTGGTGACCGTCGGACCGATCGCCCCCGCGCCGGGGCTGGAGGGCACGAACTACACCGTGAACAACGGCAGCCTGTTCGGACTCCTCGAAAACACCCTCCGTACCCGGCTCGGCCGGCAGGGCGCGGACCTGGTCCAGGGCTTCGGGCCGCGTACGGTGCCGGTGCCGACCGCCGGGCAGCTCGCCGCGCTGATCGGCGACCTGTTCCACACCGACCTGGCCGCCCGCGGTCACCTGGCGCTCTGGACCCCACAGGCCGGCGGCGAACGGTTCGAGGCGCGGGACGTCGCCACCCGGGCGCGTTCCGACTCGCTCGTCATCGCGGTCAACGCCGCCCCCGGAGCGGACATCGGGGCGATCGGCCCACTGGTCCCGGCCGGCCGGGAGTTCGCGATCGCCCTGGCCGGACCGGTCGTCCGGGCCGGGATCGAGGCCGCCCGCGCCGGCAACGGCTGGGCCGCAGCGGACCTGCCCCGCCGGGTCGACCGGGACGGCAGCCGCGCCGACGTACGCGAACTCGACGTCGAGCTGGTCGACGGGGCGATCCGGATGACCGGTGCGCTGACCGTGGTCGACGCGGTCCTCGGCAGCATCGACGTGGACGCCACCTTCCGGGCCGACGCGGGCCTGCGCTGGCATCCCGACGGGGTGCTCGACGCGGACGGGATCCAGGCGATGGAGTACCAGGTGGTCGGTGACCCCGACATCGACCCGGCGGAGTCGACCGCGTTCTGGCTGGTGGCGCTCATCCTCGCGGTGGTGAGCTGGGGGGCGGGCAGCATCCTGGTCGGGATCGTCATCGTGGTGGTGGCCGCCGTGGTCAGCGGTGTCGCCGCCAGCATCGGCAGTTCGACCAGGGCCGACCCGGTCACCGGTGTGCTCCGGGGACTCACCGGTTGGCCTCCCGAACTCGCCCGGATCGGCCGGGTCCGGGCCGTCTTCCACGACCCGATCACGATCGCCGCCGACGGGCTGGTCCTCGCCGGGACCCTGGAGGTGCTCGGCCCCCACCCGCAGACCCCGGTGCTCGCCGCCCGCAGCGGCGGCTCGTACACCGGGACCGCCGGATCCGCGCTGACCCTGACCGCCGGGCACACCGCCCCGGCCGCCGGGTACACCTGGTCGCCCGGCGACGGCAGCCCGGCGACGACGACCCGCGACCTCACCCACACCTACTCCGCCTGCGGTGTCTACCTGGCCGAACACTCCCTCACGATCACCGAACCCGGCGGCGCGACCAGCCGGAGCTTCGCCCTGGTGTACGTGGCGAACGTGCCGCCGATCGTCGATGCCGGCCCCGACCTGGTGGTCGACGAGGGTGAACTCGTCACGCTCGTGGGCCGGTTCTCCGACCCGGACTGGACCGACTCGCACGAAACCACCTGGAACTTCGGTGACGCGTCCGGGACCGAGCCGGGCACGGTGGTCCAGACGAGCAGACCGCCCCGGTCGGAGGGGACCAGCACCGTACGGCACGCCTGGTCCGACAACGGGGTCTACGAGGTGACCCTGCGGGTCCGGGACCGCAACGGGGGCATGGCCACCGACTCCCGGCTGGTGACCGTACGGAACGTGCCGCCGACCGTGGACGCCGGGCCGGACCTGTTCACGTACCCGAGTACGGTCCTCACCCTCACCGCCACGTTCAGCGATCCGGGGTGGTGTGACACCCACACCGCGACCTGGGCGTTCGGTGACTGCGCCACCCCGATCCCGGCGGTGGTGACCGAGGTCCACCGGTCCCCGGCGAGTAGGGGGAACGCGGTCGCCGCGCACCGGTACCCGGACCGGGGCACCTTCCTGGCCCGCTGCACGGTTGCCGACGACGACGGCGGTACGGGCAGCGACGAGGTGGTGATCCGGGCGGTCGACGTGGTCAACCGGCACTTCGAGGACGGGTTCACCCAGCGCGGCACCGGGGCGGTGGCGATCGGCTGGGAGCCGTACCTGTGCGCGTCGGCGGCGACCGACACCGCGCCCCGGCACACCGCGAGCAACGTCGTCGTCCACGGTGGACGTCGTGCCCAGGGACTCCAGGCCGCCGCCCGTGAACGGGTCGGGGTGTTTCAGCGGATCGGCGCCAACCCGGACTGGTTGTACCAGCTCACCGCCTGGTACGACCTGGACCAGGCCCGGCCGGGTACGGCCCGGCTCGGCGTCGACCCGGCCGGTGGCCACGACCCGGGCGCCGACACCATCGTGTGGAGCGACGGTACGGCGTCCGAGCGGTGGAGCCCGCTGACCGTACGGGTCACCGCCCGTTCCGCCGCGATCACGGTTTTCCTGGAGGCGTACCGGCCGGACGGGCGGGATCCGGCTCCGGGTGTGGAGCGGGTCTGGTTCGACGACGTGGAGCTGCTCGCCGCGCAGCCGTACTGCCCGCCGGCCCCGCCGCCGCCGACCGAGGTCACGCTCGACTTCGGTGACCGGGAACGGGGCACCCAGTTCCCGCCGGAGTGGACCGAGCAGGGCTTCGGCCTGCGTACACCAGACGGTGGTGGTCGGTCGGTCGTGCCGTTGGACCCCCCGGCCACCGGTACGGCGCTGCGCCTCGGTCTCGGCCTGGTGCTCCGGCTGCCGCGTCCGGCGGAGCGGGTCACGCTCACCCTGCTCAACGCCGGTGGCCGCCCGCTGTCGCTGACCGCGGTCGACGCGGCCGGCAACATCCGGGACCGGGCGCAGGTGCCCCCGGCCAGTCCGGCGCTGCCGGGAGTCGCGGTACTGACCGGACCGGGCATCGTCGCGGTCCGGGTCGACGGTCGCGGGGTGGAGGCGTTCCTGGTCCGCTGCCGGGTGGTGCTCGAAACACCCGTACCGCCCGGTCCCCGCCCGCCGGCCGGCGGCGCCGGCACCCCGGCGGCAACGGGTCCGATCGGAAGGGGCTGGCGTGGTTGA
- a CDS encoding DUF402 domain-containing protein, with translation MHRNVRRGRIGWVRSARVVSDDERGLLVWIARGAPVAHEVADDGRGMRAMPFAEWLSRSYRLATGVWAGPPLLKFLPTGADHSVWLFRDAEDRFAHWYVNLEEHGVRWDDGEVAGVDVVDQDLDIVVDPDLTWRWKDEEEFVERLAFPDGYWVPDEAAVRAEGQRVVRMIEAGEFPFDGTWRDFVPDPGWTVPASLPPGWDRPPVR, from the coding sequence ATGCACCGCAACGTGCGTCGGGGGCGGATCGGTTGGGTCCGGTCGGCCCGGGTGGTCAGCGACGACGAGCGCGGTCTGCTGGTCTGGATCGCGCGTGGTGCGCCGGTCGCGCACGAGGTCGCCGACGACGGCCGGGGTATGCGGGCGATGCCGTTCGCCGAGTGGCTGAGCCGTTCCTACCGGCTCGCCACCGGCGTCTGGGCGGGTCCGCCGCTGCTGAAGTTCCTGCCGACCGGTGCCGACCACTCGGTCTGGTTGTTCCGCGACGCCGAGGACCGGTTCGCCCACTGGTACGTCAACCTCGAAGAGCACGGTGTGCGCTGGGACGACGGCGAGGTGGCCGGGGTGGACGTGGTCGACCAGGACCTCGACATCGTGGTCGACCCGGACCTGACCTGGCGCTGGAAGGACGAGGAGGAGTTCGTCGAGCGCCTCGCCTTCCCCGACGGCTACTGGGTGCCGGACGAGGCGGCGGTACGGGCCGAGGGGCAGCGGGTGGTACGGATGATCGAGGCCGGCGAGTTCCCGTTCGACGGAACCTGGCGCGACTTCGTACCCGATCCGGGGTGGACGGTGCCGGCGTCGCTGCCGCCGGGTTGGGATCGGCCCCCGGTGCGCTGA